The following coding sequences are from one Saccopteryx bilineata isolate mSacBil1 chromosome 3, mSacBil1_pri_phased_curated, whole genome shotgun sequence window:
- the CALM2 gene encoding calmodulin-2 produces the protein MADQLTEEQIAEFKEAFSLFDKDGDGTITTKELGTVMRSLGQNPTEAELQDMINEVDADGNGTIDFPEFLTMMARKMKDTDSEEEIREAFRVFDKDGNGYISAAELRHVMTNLGEKLTDEEVDEMIREADIDGDGQVNYEEFVQMMTAK, from the exons AATTCAAAGAAGCTTTTTCACTATTTGACAAGGATGGCGATGGAACTATAACAACAAAGGAATTGGGAACTGTAATGAGGTCTCTTGGACAGAATCCCACAGAAGCAGAGTTACAGGACATGATTAATGAAGTGGACGCTGATG GTAATGGCACAATTGACTTCCCGGAATTTCTGACAATGATGGCAAGGAAAATGAAAGATACAGACAGTGAAGAAGAAATTAGAGAAGCATTCCGTGTGTTTGACAAG GATGGCAATGGCTATATTAGTGCAGCAGAGCTTCGCCATGTGATGACAAACCTTGGAGAGAAGTTAACAGATGAAGAGGTTGATGAAATGATCAGGGAAGCAGATATTGATGGTGATGGTCAAGTAAACTATGAAG agttTGTACAAATGATGACAGCAAAGTGA